From the genome of Oncorhynchus masou masou isolate Uvic2021 chromosome 15, UVic_Omas_1.1, whole genome shotgun sequence:
ATCTCGATGTTCCCCGGTTCTCCCATTACTGTCATCGTGGTGACTTCGGCCTCCGACTCAGTATCCGaatccaccccctcctccaccggCTCTCCGGCAGCGTCTATGGACTCCTCGTCCAACACTAGTCCCTTCGTTGCCGAGTCCGTCTCGTCCATGTTCCTATGTCTAACGATTTACGCCGAATTTGACCGAAAAAGAATCGGAGAATATGGCACCGACCTGATTATATTGTGTTGAGCATAAACCGCTCATGCACtggaataaaataataataatttgtgcCGTCGATTCAATTATTATTTCAAACCAAATGTATTAAAACGGTGAGAAATGGCGTCTTACCTTCGTTGTCTTTACGCTTTTCGGTCAAATCTCACAGGAAGGAGATGCAGCGGAAATTACCGAAACAAAACGACGTCACACGAATCGACGCTCAAATCTCGTTTCAGTTTTACACCACAAGGTGGCAATATACACATGAGAATAGAAATTGTAAAACGTTTATTGAACCTTTTTTTAattaggcaagccagttaagaactaattcaggttctacaatgacagcctaccctggccaaaccctcccctaacccggaagatGCTGTGCCaatcaacaaattggatgcagtccatcacagtgccatctgttttgtcaccaaagccccatatactgcccaccactgcgacctgtatgctctcgttggctggccctctcttcactctcgttgccaaacccactggctccaggtcacctacaagtctctgctaggtaaagccccaccttatctcagctcactggtcaccatagcagcacccactcgtggcacacgctccagcaggtatatcttacTGGTCACCCCCCAAGCCAATTcttactttggctgcctttccttccaattctctgctgccaatgactggaacacaCTACAAAAAACACTGAAGCTGGTGACtcatacctccctcactagctttaagcaccagctgtcagagcagctcacagatcactgcacctgtacatagccaatctgtaaacagcccatccaactacctcatccccatactgtatttatttatttatcttggtcctttgcaccccagtatctctacttgcatattcatcttttgtacatctaccattccagtgtttaattgctatattgtaattacttcgccaccatggcctatttattgccttaactcccttatcttaccttatttgcactcactgtatatggactttttgttttatttttttctactgtattattgactgtatgtttgtttattccatggtaactctgtgttgttatatgtgtcgaactgctatgcttcatcttggccaggtcgcagttgcaaatgagaacttgttctcaactagcctacctggttaaataaagggtaaataaatacaataaaataccGCCCTATGTCTAATAATGTCTAATAATGAACAATTGTTCATCATTAGACCAACAGTAGATTAAGTCCATGAGCCAGgcgcagggtttcccaaactaaGTCCTGGGGCCCACCCTGAGtacatgttttggtttttgccctagcactacacagctgattcaaataaccaactcatcatcaagcttagATTATTTTAATTAACTGtttagtgctagggcaaaaaactaaATATGCACTCAGGAtggggccccaggaccgagtttgggataCCCTGAGCCAGGGGGGTGGTCGGTCGGCTTCACTTGGGCCAACGACGTCTCATAGTGACTTTTTTCAAGGTCTATGACGTCCTTAGAGTTGGAAAATGTGGATATTGGCGGAACTGGAAAACGGTGTCGTACAGgctgatccagagcatcccaaacatgctcaaagggTGACATATCTGGCGAgtttgcaggccatggaagaactgggacattttcagcttccaggaattgtgtacagatccttgtgacatggggcagtgcattatcatgctgaaacctgatgaatggcacaacaatgggcctcaggatctcgtcatggtatctctgtgcattcaaattgccatcaataaagtgcaattgtgttcgttgtccgtagcttatgcctgcccatatcataaccccaccgtCACCTTAGGGCACTCTGTTTACAATgttaacatcagcaaaccgctcgcccacatgatGCCACACACGTAGTCTGCGGTTGCGATGCCAGTTGGACATAGTGACAAATTCTCGAAAACGACGTTggaagcggcttatggtagagaaatgaacataaaatactctggcaacagctctggtggagaaCTCCgtagtcagcattccaattgcacgctccctaaaaacgtgagacatctgtggaattgtgttgtgtgacaaaactgcacattttagagaggccttttattgtccccagcgcaagatgcacctgtgtaatgattatgctgtttaatcaacttcttaaTATGCAACACATctaccacactgatcctcaacactggagctccccaggggtgcatgctcagtaccctcctgcactccctgttcacccacgacttcaTGGCCAGGCATGTACCATCaataagtttgcagacaacacaactgtggtaagcctgatcaccgacaacgacgagacagcctatagggaggaggtcagagatctggccaggtggtgccagaataacaaccgaTCCCTCAACCTAACCaagataattgtggactacaggaaaaggaggaccgagcacacccccattctcatcaatggggctgtagtggagcaggttgagagcttcaagttccttggtgttcacattaACTataaactagaatggtccaaacacaccaagacagtcgtgaagagggcacgacaaagcctatttcccCTTAGGAAACTAAAACGTTTTGGCATGGgttctgagatcctcaaaaggttctacagctacaacattgagagtatcctgactggttgcatcactgcctggtacggcaattgctcggcctccgaccacaaggcactagagggtagtgagtacagcccagtacatcactggggttatgctgcctgccatccaggacctctacaccaggcggtgtcagaggaaggccctaaaaattgtcagaccccGGCCACcccagttatagactgttctctctgcaaccgtACCggagtaccggagtgccaagtctaggacaaaaatgcttctcaacagtttttagcCCCAAGACTCatgaaatggctacccggactatttgcatttgcattgtgtgcaaaaaaaaaagatttgCAGATACAGGGCCATCAGAGAATCCCTGCATTAACCCCACAAAGGCTTTTTCCAATATTTTTCCGCCAAACAACTCAATGGGCTCTTATTGGACAATTTCGCATGACCATACCTGTATAAAATATAATTGTAGTATGCCCGAAAATATCTTAACATGTTCATAGCGATGTAGAATATACAACCACATGAGCCATTGGTAATCCTGTTGGTAAcctgtttataatagcaataaggcatctcaggggtttgtggtatatggccaatatactatgGCTAAgggctttgctgatgacactgtcagtgatttatttagaattcaaggaacacttaaccagcatgactactacagcattctgcagcgatacctcatccaatctggtttgcgcttagtgggacaatcttttgtttttaaacaggacaatgacccaacacacctccaggctgtgtaagagctatttgaccaagaaggagagtgctgtagcagatgacatggcctccacgatcacccaacctcaacccaattgagatggtttgagatgagttggaccgcagagtgaagaaaaagcagccaacaagtgctcagcatatgtgggaactccttcaagactgttcgaaaagcattccatgtgaagctggttgagagaatgccaagagtgtgcaaagctgtcaagggcaaagggatggctactttgaagaatatacaatatattttgattcgtttaacacttttttggttactacatgattccatatgtgttatttcatagttttggtgacttatagaaaatagtaaaaataaagaaaaacccttgaatgagtaggtgtgtccaaacttttgactggtactgtatagtatGTAAAATTATTGATAGAAATGTGATAAGAATCTTCCCAAAACGCTGATTTCTGAATATGTTATGATCAATAATTGCAGTATTGCTAATATTCAATCATGTTAAatggatatgtacagtacatgtgaaTAGTCACGGATGTGAGCTGATTAAAATGAAATACCACATTATCCTAGTAGCTGTTTTCATTATGAGGACTTTAGGCTGTACCATACATTCCATTACagtaggtttccatccaatttgcgacagattttcatgcgaatattcaaaaatctgcataaaacaatatgctaattttcccaccagagatgtttggtgcagcggtccaaggcactacatctcagtgcaagaggcgttaCTACAGTCCCTGGattgaatccaggctgaatcacttCCGTGATTgagggtcccatagggcggcgcagaattggcccagcgttggccGGAGTAGGCGGTTATTAACTGatttgactagttaaataaaaataaaaatttggGGGGGGGGAAAGGTGAACATAAAAATTAATGTCACCGTgaaattcccatgtaccgaatgaaaaatacaagttaaatggggtTCCATCTCATTTTCAACTcaactgatggttttgtcacaaaaactgttgcatTATATAccgaatgtgcccactctggtcttggcacatgcactctagccaacagctcccaGATTAGGGGTAGGCTAACTACATTATGGGACTAATATAGATAAGAGTAcaattatttgtatttgtcaaaggGCAGTCAAGCAtctgtcaccagaataagaccctcgatatttattggaaaggagcatcaagctcatcaccttgcacaaCATTCACCACCCTTTTACGTTCATCATGacttcatctgtagcctaataaactgcatgctttccctaGTCGTAGCCGGAGGACCACAACATATCGTCGTGTGACTatcaagtttacttcgatatgatggttatatcaatatttgcgcataaaaaaAGGCGTTTCCACCGCCATTTTTCGCATAATTAATTTCACCGACACAATCATATCCCACCAACAAATTGTCGGCATTTATACAATTCTACCGGCATTTATAGAATGTATAATATCAGCACTTTCGTGATTTTTTTCATGCATCAGGTAATTCATTCGCAtgaaatggttggatggaaacgtggttagtgTAGTAAAATCCGATGTTGGGCCTGTTCAGGCCAATTACATTCATATTCTAGTAACAGTCCAATGCATCTTCATGTAGATTAACTAAGTGTAATGATTTTCTGCTCTCACCATTAGGTTAAAACGTATGGGCATTCCTATGGAATTTACATTGTAATGCATGCGGCAAATGTCTAGTCCTCTGCTTTATGAAAACATAAAAGGATAACATTGTAATATCATTTTAATCAGCTCATATCCATgactattttttaaatttaaaattttccctttattttactaggcaagtcagttaagaacaaattcttattttcaatgacagcctaggaacagtgggttaactgcctgttcaggggcagaacgacagatttgtaccttgtcagctcggggattcgaccaGAGCATGGATATTCACATGTACATATCCATTTTACATGTTTGAAGATGAAATGTTGCAACTATTGACCATCATTTCTTCTGAAaacagcgattcagacagcttTTTGGGCACATTTTTCACACAATTCTGTGAATAATTTAACATCTTCATATCTGGCACACCTGGCTGATGTGGTTTTGTATTCTACACACGATGAATATTTTAATATTATATCAATATAATGAATTTGTCAGCATACTACAATAATACTGTATTTCAAACAGGTATGGTCCAATAAGACCTAATTGAGATGTAATGGTGGTCATATTGGAAAAAGGCTTCTGTGGGGTTAATGTGTAAATTATGTGCTGGCCCTGTATCTACAAATCTTTTAAAACTGTTCTAGCTGTGTGTGCGCAATTTGGTGCCTATCAAAGTTAGAATCTATAAATATAGCTGCCCTATTACATGGAATTTTATGGCTAAGCTTCCAAAATGGGTGATTTTTAAACAATATTTGGAGCTGGTGCTTTCAAAGTTAGTTATATCATTATTTGAAaggtacattacatttacatttaagtcatttagcagacgctcttatccagagcgacttacaaattacttTTATAACCTTTCTGAACCACTTGTCAAACAAATGTTAAAATGTATCAGTGTTTCCTTTTTAAAGCCATTAACACAGGTCATTCTGATATGTACCCTAGAGGTCAAAGTTTGTCTGTCCTGATCATTTCCAAAAATGTGTGTCTGATGGATAGTTGTGAATCTAAGCGTTCCAATGATACATAATTAAAACCAATAACTCTGTATATTTAACCAGTGTAAAATGGCAAGCTAGTTAGCAATGTGTGCTagtagcgtttcaatcagtgacgtttCTCGCTCTGAAACCTAGTTATTTACCTTGCTCTGCAACGGTTgcggcttttgtggcgcgataGGTAACGATGATTTGAGGGTGACTTGTGGATGTATGCAAAGGGCCCCTGGTTCAAGCACAGGTtgagggcgaggagagggacggaagcgaAACTGTTATACACATTGTTTATTGTAGGGCAAAATCCCTAAGGGAAAAATGGAGGGATGAAAGAGTGATACACAGAAACCTACCATTGCTGCACTGGTATCACACATTTCCCACCTCTCGGTACATAAATCACTAAAGACACATATTTGGTGGTCTGGCTCATGGACTAATTGGATCACTCAGATCTGGATAGTGGTAGATTGAGCAAATAATTACTTGCAACAGATTTTTGCAAAATCTAATTTAATATCCTTAAAATCTAAATGTCTTGCCATCTCCTGATAAGTGAAATGGCTCCATTGGTTCAGGACTGCATTAACTACACGAACCACTGGAGCAGATATTCAGAGCAAGAAAAATTGAATTTGGACCTGTGGAGTTCACACTTATCCGGAGTAGTATCAAAAATGTTTATTACACATACATTACAAGGATTCACTGGAAAAAATGATCGTAGGATCATGTTATGTAGTTGTTTAGGAAATGCAATAacagcctttatttaaccaggcaagtcagttaagaacaaattcttattttcaatgacggcctaggaacagtgggttaactgcctgttcaggggcagaacgacagatttgtaccttgtcagctcaggggtttgaactctcaaccttccggttactagtccaacgctctaaccactaggctacactgccggaCAATCTCTTATTGTACCTATGGTCAGTACTGCCTGTCTTGGCTCAGTAATGTGAAAAGGGCACTGGGACATTCTTTGACACACTGCCAATCTCTAGGGCTATTTATCAATGTAAATAAAGGACTATCCTGCTTTCAACTGCATCCTGGTAAGGATGagttgtttttctgtgtgtgtgggggggggggggggcaaacatTCAGTTTTACATGACTGGGGTCTTAGATAATGTATATACAATACAAGTTCTCATATAACTGAGACAAATTATATACagatttgcacatactgtatttcTCATTTCGAGCAGAAGACATTATTTCGAGAATTGGAGCGGGGGTGATGGGTGAGATGATTTCCAATCCAAAATCTTTACAATAAAAGTTTATATTTGGTCTTTCTTGGTATAACTGAGAGGAAAGTAGCCAGCCACACTGTAAAAAGTTCCATTCTTGTTAAAGCTCTTCAGTTCTGGACCCTGTAGATGAGATAGTAGAGCAGGAAGAAGACAAAGACCAGTCCTACTGAGACATAGCAGAGGATTTTGCGATTGTCTCTTCCAGATCGCACCATGCCAGAGAACCTCTTCACACTGCCAGTCAACAGTCCTGTAGCACTCAGAAAATTGGAATCCTAAAAACAGAAAAGTTAGAGTGGATTGATGAACTTGCTACTACATACATCAGGAAACTCATTTGATGCACAACTAGACAGCCACTTGCTACAAACAGCTACATTCAGATTACCCTTCCCCCACTCCCCACTCAAGACTTACCATGCCATCCAAATAGGAATTTTGGTCTTCAGCTTCTTTGTCAATGTCGTAGGCAAGCTTTAAAAAtaacaaattattttattttatttactttttaaaTTAAGTTAACATTAGCAGCTAACTTGTACAACAATACTAGCTATGCCTGCTACTTTATTTGAAAGCTGTTGGTAGCACATCGCCGGTAAATTAGATGTAATTTGTCAGTGGTCATACATACCGATTTCAATCTGGAAACTTTGGACGCCAAATTGTCAGCCATAAGCTTGTTTTCCGCGTCCAACATATCGTCAACAGCACCTTGTCCTATCATGACAAGCACAGGGAGTGAATAATATGATATTTACATACGAGCAAGATATCACGTAAAAAAAATAACGTAATACTTAATATATAACTACGACCAgagacagctaacattagctcgACAATCTACACTTCACACATAAAAAGCAATCTACATATAATTCTTTCAGAATTAGTCCGTAAAAATGTTAGATTAAGAACATTGGTCAACAATGTTCATTACGAAGACGTGTCACTTATCAAATTACCTCGATTCCAGTCCGCCATCTTGGCTGTTGAAGTATCAGCAAATTTACGGAAGCCCGTTGAAACCACTGCGCTGTTTGGATGCAATGACTGTGGGGGAAAGATTATGGCTATACAGACAAGGTACATGTCTCTTCGCTCTAACAATGGGAATCTTTGTCCACAAGGTAGCCCAGCTGACTATCTAGTTACCGCCTTtatttggattggtggatacattTCATTCCTGTAATCTCTTTGAATATTTGATTAGGGTTTTGGACGTCAACCGCATGCATTCAATGACGAGCGATGTATGCTACTAGCCTCATGGcatgaatatgcatagccatcTCGAGACAACTCCGATATGAAGTGTTTTTTCTCAAAATTGCTGGGATGTCAcgtgtcctatatttttatttaactaggcaagtcagttaggaacaaattcttatttacaatgacagcctaccccggccaaacccgaatgacactgggccaattgtgcgctgccctatgggactcccaatgacggccggttgtgatacagcctggaatcgaaccagggtctatagagacgcctctagcacggagatgcagtgccttagaccgttgagCCCAAAAATATCAATAttatatcagtacactcgtaacaacTTAAGGATTACGAAACgtatatttgatcaaataaaccTCACGTAGCAAATAAACCATTCATTATTTTGTTGACCAAATTTGACAATCTCATTGTCCTCTATGGGCTCCCGAATGGCGCAGtggtgtaaggcactgcatctcacggCCGGTGTAGGCCGTTTTTGTAAttaatcatttgttcttaacggacttgcctagctaaatagaggttaaaataaaaacacaacaacTTCTTGCATGGTGGGCGAAAAAACGCAATTTGCTGGAGGGAGCCAGATTTTCCGCAGAGTTGggcctctcttttcctcttcttGCTGTAGGTTGGTTGagaccaggggtgtattcattacggaaACCGTTAACCGTTCAAGAACCAAACGGAAGCCACAAAGACAACTGAACAAAACGGGGAGGGACATACCTGCATTTGTCCAATATAAATTGTCCGTTTGCGTTTTCCGCTTGGAGTAAAAGTAGACGAAACATTTTGCAAAGGAATCAGCACAAGGAATAGCTACACCCCAGAAATAAAAATCGTTTCCTTGGTTCGCGGCGTGTAGACAGAATGTGTTCTCGATACTCGAACGAGGCTAAATTCTGAATGCTGTCGTGCCAAGATGGGATGCAACTTTTGTCAAATTGATGTCTAAAGTTATTTTTTGTTTTGCATTTTAGTTCACCCTAACCATAACTTAATTTGATAAGTAAATTTTGACAAAAGCTCTATATTTTCTAGACAAAACCACAGGAAGTAATATAAATTCCGAGAATGTAAACGCGATTTATATCACATAATATGTGACCTGGTGGATTTGTTGTTACTCTTTTACTCATCGGTAAGTTTTACTGTCAGTTTTACCCGTTTTAATGAATGACTGTTATCGCAGGGTTTACTACTACTTCAACATGGATTATATGATGGTGGTGTAGGCCTATAATTAGGCCACTTTCGTGATTTATATATATCGATCGCTGACATTGCAATTTCTTAAAGGACTAAATTGATGTACCCAGGTATGCGGCCTAGTAGTAGGCCTACATTTACCGCACCACCTAGGATTATGCAAACTTCAAATAATAAGCAGTGTTGCTGCTTTGTCTTATTTAGTGTGAGTAGAATCAATATTGATGCTCTTGGGGACTTTCATTCTAAATAAACATATTCTAAATAAACCTATTGCATTAAAAAAGCATTGCAGAAGTATCTAGTTACAAAGCACAATGTTTTTGTCATTTGATATATCAGGATTTGTATGATGTATTTTGAAATGTTTCCAGTTTACTCACATGTTTGTCTCCACATTTCAGTTTACCTGTCAGTGCTTATGTGGAATAAAGTTGATGAATCAAAGATATGATGCCGTCTACACACCATAAGGGATGAAGTAACTGGCAAAACAATGTTGATCTGATTTCAAATACATTAGTTAAGGATATCATCAGAAAGGGATGTTAGAGATGGACAGGGAAGCTCATGCAGAAGATGAGCCCAGAGGAGGGACTGGGTTAGTGGATGCCTTTAAGATCCTCTCTAAGGTCCCATACGAGAGACAGCTAAGCCTGACTTTCAAGTTGGGTGATAGCCTGGCTGAGGAGCTGGTACATGCCATGTCTCTCATCTGCCTCGGGAAGAGGTCAGAGGCACTGAACAAGCTCCAGGCTTTGGGGGACAACAACATCATTGCTAACCATCTGGCTGAAAAGGTGAGAATGTGTGGAGTCAAGTTGGAGGACTTAACAGTGAGCATTGTTCCTTTCCAAGAGTGTACCGTGGGCACCTTAGCAGACCTAGCGAGGATTTTCAAGGTGTTGGCTGAAGAGAGGTTGTGTGACTCATCTCTGAGGGATTTGGCTTATCAGACAGCTCTAGCCACATTCAAGAACAAGAACAGTGGTGAAGAGAGTTCCGAATCAGAATACATACAGATGCAGCTGAGAGAAGAAACCAACAGGGTCTGTGGGCCTCAGATTGAGGACACAGTTGGGGGGATGTGTTTCCCTAAGGACTCCTCATCAGGCCTTTGCTCCATCCCGACGCTGGACCAAGGGAGCACAGCTTTACAAAAAACAGGCTTTCCTAATCAGACAGGAAGTGGTCACAGTCCACCGTCCTCCCTACGGGATGACACCTCCATATGTTCCTACCC
Proteins encoded in this window:
- the bet1l gene encoding BET1-like protein, producing the protein MYLVCIAIIFPPQSLHPNSAVVSTGFRKFADTSTAKMADWNRGQGAVDDMLDAENKLMADNLASKVSRLKSLAYDIDKEAEDQNSYLDGMDSNFLSATGLLTGSVKRFSGMVRSGRDNRKILCYVSVGLVFVFFLLYYLIYRVQN